Proteins from a genomic interval of Gossypium hirsutum isolate 1008001.06 chromosome A09, Gossypium_hirsutum_v2.1, whole genome shotgun sequence:
- the LOC107889947 gene encoding oleosin translates to MAELRPIHQRSTVTSFLRKIKAHTPDSAQLFGLLALFIFASILIILTGLTVTATILGFIFFMPLILVSSPVWFPVGTVLFVTIAGFLSACSFGAVAVAGLSWTYRYFNGMLPARSDKVANVRRRIYNTNTYVKHYAMEYGVKMIA, encoded by the coding sequence ATGGCTGAGCTTCGTCCAATCCACCAGAGATCTACTGTCACCTCTTTCCTACGCAAAATCAAAGCCCATACCCCTGACTCCGCTCAACTTTTCGGCCTCTTGGCTCTCTTCATTTTCGCTTCTATCCTTATAATCCTCACTGGCCTTACCGTCACCGCCACCATTCTTGGTTTCATATTTTTTATGCCATTGATCTTGGTTTCTAGCCCCGTTTGGTTCCCAGTTGGCACCGTGCTTTTTGTTACCATTGCTGGCTTCTTATCAGCATGCAGCTTTGGAGCTGTTGCCGTGGCGGGGTTGTCTTGGACGTACCGTTACTTCAATGGCATGCTCCCAGCAAGGTCCGATAAGGTTGCCAATGTGCGGAGACGAATATATAACACGAACACCTATGTGAAGCACTATGCTATGGAATATGGTGTGAAGATGATCGCGTAA